In one Leptotrichia sp. OH3620_COT-345 genomic region, the following are encoded:
- the gltS gene encoding sodium/glutamate symporter produces MIIITIIKLDMIQAIGLAVILLTIGKKLRNKVYFFEKYCIPSPVIGGMIFSLFSFGMKQLNIVTIQFDTTLQIFFMIMFFTSVGFNASIKVLKKGGKKVFIFLIIAAILCISQNLVAVLLSKFVGLHPLLAMMTGSTPMTGGHGTSAAIAPSIEKLGIKGAQTVAIASATYGLLVGSMLGGPIANRLIMKYKLLPESELSKKSEKKENIDKNIDETLIKKLQPVLDGEKFSRAFFQILIAMGIGSYLSLLINHLLPKMHFPVYIGPMIIAAIIRNISDNTDLINSPIKEISILEDVALNLFLAMALMSLKLWELIDLAGPMLILLLAQTILIYLYLNFVTFKVMGSDYDAAVIVSGHCGFGLGATPNGISNMKSVCEKYKYSKIAFFVIPIVGALFIDFVNVSIITTFISFFK; encoded by the coding sequence GTGATAATTATAACTATAATTAAACTTGATATGATACAAGCCATAGGATTGGCGGTTATTCTCTTAACAATAGGAAAAAAATTAAGAAATAAAGTCTATTTCTTTGAAAAATACTGTATTCCATCTCCTGTTATAGGAGGTATGATTTTTTCATTGTTCTCTTTCGGAATGAAACAACTTAATATTGTAACTATTCAGTTTGATACTACCTTACAGATATTTTTTATGATAATGTTTTTTACAAGTGTCGGTTTTAACGCAAGTATTAAAGTTCTAAAAAAAGGAGGAAAAAAAGTTTTTATATTTCTAATTATTGCTGCAATATTATGTATTTCGCAAAATCTGGTTGCTGTCCTACTTTCAAAATTTGTAGGCCTGCATCCTCTTCTAGCTATGATGACAGGATCTACACCTATGACAGGAGGACATGGAACTTCAGCTGCAATTGCTCCTTCAATTGAAAAGCTTGGAATAAAAGGAGCTCAGACGGTTGCCATTGCCTCAGCTACCTACGGACTGCTTGTAGGTTCAATGTTAGGAGGTCCTATTGCAAATAGGCTTATAATGAAATACAAATTGCTTCCTGAATCTGAATTGTCGAAAAAATCTGAAAAAAAAGAAAATATAGATAAAAATATTGATGAAACTCTTATAAAAAAACTTCAACCGGTTCTTGATGGAGAAAAATTTTCCCGTGCTTTTTTCCAGATATTAATTGCAATGGGGATAGGTTCCTATCTATCCTTATTAATAAATCATTTGCTACCTAAAATGCACTTTCCTGTATATATAGGTCCTATGATCATTGCTGCCATAATAAGAAATATTTCAGATAATACGGATTTAATCAACTCTCCTATTAAAGAAATAAGCATTTTGGAAGATGTGGCACTAAATTTATTTTTAGCAATGGCATTAATGTCTTTAAAATTATGGGAACTCATAGATCTTGCGGGACCAATGTTGATTCTGTTACTTGCTCAAACAATCCTCATTTATCTCTACCTTAATTTTGTTACTTTCAAAGTAATGGGGTCCGATTACGATGCGGCAGTAATAGTTTCAGGTCATTGCGGTTTTGGTCTCGGAGCTACTCCTAACGGGATTTCCAATATGAAATCAGTCTGTGAGAAATATAAATATTCAAAAATAGCATTTTTTGTTATTCCTATTGTCGGTGCATTATTTATTGATTTTGTAAATGTAAGTATTATTACAACATTTATAAGCTTTTTTAAATAA
- a CDS encoding DUF4240 domain-containing protein, whose product MELKMTRKDFWKYIDDAVKKHQDGFEAMTYLADMLTDKTNEEIFSFGIIVDEIMLESYNEKLWCASYLVNGDTGEDCFDFFRLWLISRGERIYNDVVKNPDNLIKYIENSVDEKFVQDFYENEDFFFIAVDAFGKKNKIEMFEEVFEKYLDEFDNYKYKIGYVDVDYPKLKFTWCEKVPKSMRKICPKLFERLYIGEN is encoded by the coding sequence ATGGAATTAAAAATGACAAGGAAAGATTTTTGGAAGTATATTGATGATGCAGTAAAAAAACATCAGGATGGTTTTGAAGCAATGACTTATTTGGCTGATATGCTTACAGATAAAACAAATGAAGAAATATTCAGCTTTGGAATAATAGTAGATGAAATAATGCTGGAATCATATAATGAAAAACTTTGGTGTGCTTCGTATCTTGTAAATGGAGATACAGGTGAGGATTGTTTTGACTTTTTCAGATTATGGCTCATTTCCCGAGGGGAAAGAATTTATAATGATGTAGTTAAAAATCCTGATAATCTCATAAAATATATAGAAAATTCCGTTGATGAAAAATTTGTTCAGGATTTTTATGAAAATGAAGATTTTTTCTTTATTGCGGTAGATGCTTTCGGTAAAAAAAACAAAATAGAAATGTTTGAAGAAGTATTTGAAAAATACCTTGATGAATTTGACAATTATAAGTATAAAATAGGATACGTAGATGTTGACTATCCTAAATTAAAATTTACATGGTGCGAAAAAGTTCCGAAATCAATGAGAAAAATATGTCCGAAATTATTTGAAAGACTTTATATAGGCGAAAATTAA
- a CDS encoding folylpolyglutamate synthase/dihydrofolate synthase family protein, producing the protein MNIDNILKEIFGFRFSERRNNIDDLKLVYNLLGNPCENSKIIHIAGTNGKGSTATFIESILLEADFNVCKFTSPHILKYNERIVSNKMMISDDKIIYFYNVLSNTVKNFNKNNDITIRLNFFEITTFIALLFFELQNPDFVILEAGLGGRLDATNIVNSDIAVITNITFDHVDILGKTLKQIAYEKTGIIKNGELCIFSHDLPELKEEVDKKTKNSINIIDKYKDLNINLDKKNYKTVTEFENKKFILPLFGKFQAYNFLLAYEIAKIYNISDEVIQKGLDCVHWSGRFELFSLNPVIILDVAHNDDSIKKLLENIKELYGKNEVIIITSLLQTKDFISIFSQLESVTDKIFITSLKDAVYGLTSLEIRKKMEILNIPTDNIIFEDSISIAYNEALKLLNDKNTNYKAIIVCGSFYEIFKFKNLIHKKEK; encoded by the coding sequence ATGAATATTGACAATATTCTAAAAGAAATTTTCGGTTTCAGGTTTTCTGAAAGACGGAATAATATCGATGATTTAAAACTTGTATATAATTTACTTGGAAATCCATGTGAAAACAGCAAAATTATACACATTGCCGGAACAAATGGAAAAGGTTCTACTGCAACTTTTATTGAAAGTATTCTACTCGAAGCGGATTTTAATGTATGTAAATTTACATCACCCCATATTTTAAAATATAATGAAAGAATTGTTTCAAATAAAATGATGATTTCCGATGATAAAATCATATATTTTTATAATGTGCTTTCAAATACTGTAAAGAATTTTAACAAAAATAACGATATTACTATTCGATTGAATTTTTTTGAAATAACTACATTTATAGCTTTGCTGTTTTTTGAATTACAAAATCCGGATTTTGTAATTCTGGAAGCAGGACTTGGGGGACGTCTTGACGCTACTAATATTGTAAATTCAGATATTGCAGTAATCACAAATATAACTTTCGATCATGTAGATATTCTTGGAAAGACTTTAAAACAAATCGCTTATGAGAAAACAGGAATTATAAAAAATGGAGAATTATGTATTTTCTCTCACGATCTTCCTGAATTGAAAGAAGAAGTGGATAAAAAAACAAAAAATTCCATAAATATTATTGATAAATACAAAGATCTCAATATTAATTTGGATAAGAAAAATTATAAAACCGTCACAGAATTTGAAAATAAAAAATTTATCTTACCTTTATTTGGAAAATTTCAGGCATATAATTTTTTACTTGCTTATGAAATTGCCAAAATTTATAATATTAGTGATGAAGTTATTCAAAAAGGACTTGATTGTGTTCATTGGTCTGGAAGATTTGAATTGTTTTCACTGAACCCTGTGATTATTCTGGATGTAGCACATAACGATGATTCCATAAAAAAGCTTCTTGAAAATATAAAAGAGCTTTATGGAAAAAACGAAGTAATTATAATTACTTCATTATTACAGACAAAAGACTTTATATCAATATTCTCACAACTTGAAAGCGTAACGGACAAAATTTTTATTACTTCATTAAAAGATGCGGTTTACGGACTTACATCATTAGAAATAAGAAAAAAAATGGAAATATTAAATATTCCTACAGATAATATTATCTTTGAAGACAGTATTTCCATCGCTTATAATGAAGCTCTCAAGCTTTTAAATGATAAAAATACAAATTATAAAGCAATTATAGTTTGTGGTTCTTTTTATGAAATTTTCAAATTTAAAAATCTAATTCATAAAAAGGAAAAATAA
- a CDS encoding DUF2278 family protein, whose translation MEKYVLLRGKVIDKWYDFDKKAHYHIIAEVNEKNKKIKQYDISINIGTIIEIKDEFYSSNLQVYYDNNYTYNRKVLKNLLIQKKGITECHKGLNLDYVKMKLFPFEKMIHMKGLDRDNVFLTGIIEKHVFQSIGSENFEIFVFGNLYSNKRGMHDIHMNQGSTGKYRLNDAPFSDGGIFFYDKKKEKWVVIFIAFSNQILNTDERGKALL comes from the coding sequence ATGGAAAAATATGTACTTTTAAGAGGGAAAGTAATTGATAAATGGTATGACTTCGACAAAAAAGCCCATTATCATATAATAGCGGAAGTTAATGAGAAAAATAAAAAAATAAAACAATATGACATATCAATCAATATAGGAACCATAATTGAAATAAAAGATGAATTTTATTCTTCAAATCTTCAAGTTTACTATGATAACAATTATACATATAACAGAAAAGTTCTGAAAAATTTGCTTATACAGAAAAAAGGGATAACAGAATGCCATAAGGGTTTAAATTTGGATTATGTAAAAATGAAACTTTTTCCTTTTGAAAAAATGATACATATGAAAGGTCTTGACAGAGATAATGTATTTTTGACAGGAATAATTGAAAAACATGTATTTCAGTCAATAGGCAGTGAAAATTTTGAGATATTCGTATTCGGTAATTTGTATTCAAATAAAAGAGGGATGCATGATATTCATATGAATCAGGGGAGTACGGGGAAATACAGACTAAATGATGCTCCTTTTTCTGACGGTGGCATATTCTTTTATGATAAAAAAAAAGAAAAATGGGTAGTAATATTCATAGCATTTTCAAATCAGATTTTAAATACTGATGAGAGAGGTAAAGCATTGTTATAA
- the era gene encoding GTPase Era, with protein MKSGFISIVGRPNVGKSTLMNKLVKEKVAIVSDKAGTTRDQIKGIVNIGENQYIFVDTPGIHKPKHLLGEHMTDIALETLNNTDLIIFMLDGTKEISTGDIFVNEHIRESTSPVIAVINKIDKMNDEQIKEKIDEIKEKLGEFSDIITLTAEYSIGIHKIFEVAEGYLSNDVWFYPEDYYTDLPVNKIVVETVREKILHNTKDEIPHSVAVEIINVETKKNIRKYDVNIYVERESQKGIIIGKEGLMLKKIGIEARHEIEALIELKVNLKLWVKVKKKWRKNKQFLNEMGYKVKNKK; from the coding sequence ATGAAATCAGGATTTATATCAATAGTAGGAAGACCGAATGTAGGAAAATCTACACTGATGAATAAACTTGTAAAAGAAAAAGTAGCTATTGTATCGGATAAGGCAGGAACAACAAGAGATCAAATAAAAGGAATTGTAAATATAGGAGAAAATCAGTATATTTTTGTAGATACTCCCGGAATACATAAACCGAAGCATCTGTTAGGAGAACATATGACGGATATAGCTTTGGAAACTTTAAATAATACAGATTTAATAATATTTATGCTTGACGGAACAAAAGAAATATCCACCGGAGATATTTTTGTAAATGAGCATATAAGAGAAAGTACCTCCCCTGTAATAGCCGTTATAAATAAAATTGATAAAATGAATGATGAACAGATTAAAGAAAAAATAGATGAAATAAAAGAGAAGTTGGGAGAGTTTTCAGATATAATAACTTTAACTGCTGAATATTCCATAGGCATACATAAAATTTTTGAAGTGGCGGAAGGATACCTATCAAATGATGTCTGGTTTTATCCTGAAGATTATTACACGGATTTACCTGTAAATAAAATTGTAGTGGAAACAGTAAGGGAAAAAATACTTCATAATACAAAAGATGAAATTCCTCACAGTGTAGCAGTGGAAATAATAAATGTAGAAACAAAGAAGAATATAAGAAAATATGACGTTAATATATATGTGGAAAGGGAAAGCCAGAAAGGCATAATAATAGGAAAAGAAGGATTGATGCTTAAAAAAATAGGAATAGAAGCAAGACATGAAATAGAGGCACTTATAGAATTAAAAGTAAATTTGAAGTTATGGGTAAAAGTAAAGAAAAAGTGGAGAAAAAATAAACAATTTCTTAATGAAATGGGCTACAAAGTAAAAAATAAAAAATAA